A segment of the Bordetella flabilis genome:
CGTGCCTGCAGCCCGCATAACGCTTCGCCGTCACCCCCCGTTTGGTCAAAACGGGATGACCCGAACGGCAAATGCCGACGAACCTATCGCGAAAAAGCAGCCGGGTCTGCAACTCCGGCGCGCTAGTACCGAGCACGCCGATTTCCAGGTCGATGATGCCATCCCGCAGCGGCTGCGCGTCCTTGTCGGGCTTGGGGACGAACTGCAGGCGGACATGGGGCGCGGCCTGACCGAGCGCCGCCATCAGCGGGGCCCCCATCCGTTCGATGAAGCCGTCGTTGGCGCGAATCACGAATGTCCGTTCGAGCCTGGCAAGGTCCAGGCTGCCGCCGGACGGCTGAAGAACAGCCCGGGCATCGCGCGCAAGCGCATGGACGCGTTCAGCGATATCTTCGGCATGCGGGGTGGGAACGAGCATGCGGCCCGCCTGCACGAGCAGCTTGTCCCCCGTCACCGTGCGCAGGCGGGAGAGTGTCCGGCTCATGGCCGAGGCGCTCAGCCCAAGTCGGCGCGCTGCCTTCGTCACGCTGCGCTCGGTGAGCAGCGCATCCAGCGAAGTGATGAGATTCAGGTCCGGTTGCTGCATGGTTGTTCCGCCTCCCGACATTGCGAACCATGGCGTTTGGTGCAATGGATTATTGCATCTCGTGCGTCTGGTGCAACCGTAGGGGTCCGGCCAAAATCGCATCTGTTCCTACCCGAAGAAAGGTTGCATCCTTATGGTCACCCCTGTCAGCAGTCGCCTCGCGCCCTCGATTTTGCTCGTTGGCGCATCGCGCGGCCTTGGCTATGCCATGGCCGTCGAATTTCTGAAGAAGGGATGGCATGTCGTCGGCACGGTGCGCGACAACGCCAGAAACGCGCTGCACGAACTGGCCTTCGAACAGCCGGGGCGCGTCGAGATCGAGTGTCTCGACATAACGAAATCCGGCGAGATTGCCGGGCTGCGCGATCGCCTTTCGCCCCGCCGCTTCGACATCCTGTTCGTGAACGCCGGCACCGCGAACCGCAATCAGCACGAAACCATCGCGGAAGTGTCCACGGACGAGTTCGTGCGCGTGATGGTCACGAATGCCCTCGGCCCGATGCGCGTCGTCGAAGCGTTGGAGGATCTCGTCACCGCCGATGGCCTGATCGGCGTCATGTCGTCCGGACAAGGCAGCGTGAGCAACAACGAAAACGGCGGACATGAGGTCTATCGAGGCAGCAAGTCGGCGCTGAACCAGTACATGCGAAGCTACGCGGCGCGCCGGGCCGGGAGTTCGCGCGCGCTGGCGCTGATCGCTCCGGGCTGGGTGCGCACCGAACTGGGCGGCCCGGACGCGCCGCTCAGCGTGGAAGAAAGCATTCCCGGTGTCGTCGACGTACTTCTCTCGAAAAGAAGGAGGCCCGGCCTGGAATATCTCGACCGCATGGGCCGCACCGTGCCGTGGTGACGCGCTACGAACGGAATGAAGGGATCAAAGCGCCTCCACGGCCTCCAGCACCTTGCCGAAGAAGTCGTTCGCATATGCGGAATCCAGCCATCGCACCACGACCACCATGCGGCGTTCGGGCTCGACCCAGGTGAATGAACTGCCCGCCCCGATGCCGAAGTAGCTGGACGCCGGCACGCTCGGAAACACCGTGCGCTCATGGTTGAGCCAGATCAGGAAGCCGTAGTACGGGGCAATGGCGCAAGGCGTGCGCATGGCCTGTATCCACTCCCGCGATAGCACCTGCCGCCCGTTGGCGCTCCCGTTCTGGGCCAGCATGCGGCCGATCAGGGCCTGATCGTTGCTGCCGATGGACATGCCCCCGCCCCAGTGGGAGCCGCCAGGGACCGACTGCATGCGTTTGCCGTCGATCTCCACCCAGGCATTGTCGTAGCCCACCCATTGCCAATCCTCGCTGCAGCCCGCAGGGCGCGTGATCGCTTCGCGGAATACCTCCGGCAAGGGACGCCGGAACAGATGCAGCAATGCGAACGACAGCTGGTTGATGCGGACGTCGTTGTACTCCCAGTACGTGCCGGGCGCCTGCAATGGACGCGCATCCCCCTTCTTGCCCCCCGGGGGTTTCGCGAACGTCACCGCACGGTAGCGGTCCACCTGGTCCGGCACGCCGAAACGTTCGCCCTCCCATTCGCTGGTCTGCTGCAGCAACTGGCGCCAGGTGATCTCGGCATTGCGCCCCGCGTCGAAGCCTATACCCGGCACCCGCGCACGCACCGGCTCGTCCAGGTCGGGCAGCAGGCCGCGGTCGTGCGCGACCCCGGCGACCAGGGCCAGGTACATCTTGGCGACGCTGAAGGTCAGGTCGGCCCGCGCGGGCTCGCCCCAGGACGCGACGGTGCGGCCATCCAGTACCACCGTGCCCGATACAGGACCGCGGTCGTGCACGGGGCCCAGCAAGCGGTTCCAGGGCGGCGGATCGTTCTGGTGAACGCCCCAGACGCCGCCGACACTGCGGTCCCACGCCGTTTCATGGGCGTTGGCGAAGGCTATGGCTTCCTGCATGAGCGGACTCGGCATGGCGATACCTTGGATGGGGAAAAAGTTATGGGGAGATGCGTGACGTTGGAAGAGGAAGCATCCGGCGCGACCGGTCTTCAGGGAAAACATGGATGGGTGCGCCGATACCGCTGGTATACAAATGGCGGCATCACTCTATCCCATTGTTCCGGCACGGTGATTTAGGGCATTCCCGGTGGCAAGTCAACCCGTAACGGCACTGCCCAGCCGGGGCGCCGGGCGCAGCAACGATATCGATACACGCAGCACCGCAGCATCTCGTCCCATCCGTTTGGTACAGCCAGGAGCTTACATGGTTGATCGTCGCGCTGTTACCGTTGCACCGCTGTTGGCCCGCTCCGCCAGTTTGCGCTCCTGCGCTGGGGCCGCGTCGCGGCCACCCGGCGTGCAAGGGAGGTTCAGGGCCATGGCAGCCGGCCTGCTGGCCGCGGCGCTGGCCCTGTCGACGGTGCCCGCGTGGGCCGGCAAGAAGGACGACACCCTGCGCATGGCGTATGACCAGGCGCCCGAGAGCGTAGATCCCTATTTCAACAACGTCCGCATCGGCGTGATCATCGCCGCCAATGTGTGGGACACCTTGCTGTATCGGGATCCGCTGACCAACGAGTACAAGGGCCAGTTGGCCGAAAGCTGGAAACAGATCGATGACAAGACGATCGAGTTCGAGCTGCGCAAGGGCATCAAGTTCCATAACGGCGAGCCCTTCGACGCGGACTCGGTCGTCTACACCCTGACGTTCGTGTCCGACCCCAAGAACAAGGCCACGACGCAGCAGAACGTACGCTGGATCGAGCGCGTCGAGAAAATCGACCCGTACAAGGTGCGCATCGTCACCAAGGAGCCGTTCCCAGCCGCCAAGGAATATCTGTCCACGACCGTGGCCATCCATCCCGCCAGGTATTACAAGGAAGTCGGCCCCAGCGGAATGAACGCCAAGCCGGTGGGCACGGGGCCCTACAAGGTCGTCGACTACCAGCCCGGCAAGTCCATCACGCTGGAACGCAACGCCGATTACTTCAAGGCATCGCCGAAGACCCAGCCCAGGATCGGCAAAGTGGTGATCCGCTTTATCCCGGACCGCCAGACGCAGATGGCCGAAGTGATTTCCGGCCAGGAAGACCTGATCATGCATGTGCCGAAGGACCAGGCGGAGCAACTGGCCAGCATGCCGAACCTGCAGGTCGTCAGCGGCAACACGATGCGTATCGTGTTCATGCAGATGAACATCCTGCCGAATACGCCCGCGCCGCAACTGAAGGACGAAAGGGTGCGCAAGGCCATCGCGCACGCCATCGACCGCGACGCCATCGTCAAGAATATCGTGGGCGGCGACGCGCGGATCCTGAACACGATCTGCACGCCCTCCCAGGTGGGCTGCACGGACAAGGGGGCGACGGTCTACAACTACGATCCCGCCCTGTCCAAGAAGCTGCTGGCCGAGGCGGGATACCCGAACGGGTTCGACATCGACATCGTCGCCTATCGCGAGCGCAACCAGACCGAAGCCATCATCAATTACCTGCGCGCGGTCGGGATCCGTGCCAAGCTGAATTTCCTGCAGTACGCCGCCATGCGCGACATGATCCGTGCCGGCAAGGCGGCGCTGACGCACCAGACGTGGGGCTCCAACCTCGTGAACGACGTGTCCGCATCCACGCCGGTGTACTTCGCCTTCGGGTCCGACGACGTCACGCACGATGCGAAGGTCAAGGAGTTGCTGGACCTGGGTGACCGCACCATAGACAGCGCCAAGCGTAACGAAGCCTACCGCCAGGCGCTCGACCTGATCGCACAACATGCCTATGCCGTGCCCTTGTGGTCGCTGCCGGTCTATTACGTCGCCAGCAATGAAGTCAGCTTCAGGCCCTACCCCGACGAGCTGCTGCGGTTCTGGGAGATGAGCTGGAAATAGCGGCCAAGGTGACCCTATGCTCGGATTCACGATCAGAAGGCTGGGCCTGGCCATACTGGTGGCCCTGACCGTCTCCGTCCTGGCCTTCATGCTGCTGCACCTGTCCGGCGATCCGGCCATCGCGCTGGCCGGGGAAGGCGCGCGGCAGGCGGACATCGACATGATACGCAAGGCCTACGGCCTGGACCGCCCCGTCGTCGTCCAGTACGCCGACTGGCTGTGGTCCATCGTGCGTGGCCATTTCGGGACCTCGGTGTACTTCAAGACGGACGCCGGCCCGCTTATCCTGTCCAAGCTCAAGACCACCCTGATGCTGGGTGTGTGTTCCCTGGGCGTCGCGCTGCTTATCTCGGTCCCTTTCGGCGTGCTCGCGGCGCTCTACAAACACAGTATCGTCGACCGCATCTGCCTGGCGGTGGCGGTACTGGGCCAGGCACTGCCGAACTTCTTCTTCGCCTTGCTGCTGATCATGCTGTTCTCGATCAGCCTGCGCGTGCTCCCGGTTTCCGGCAGCGGTACCTGGAAGCACCTGGTCATGCCATCCATCGCGCTGGGGTATTACGTCGCCCCCGCCTTCATGCGCCTCATCCGCGCCGGCATGATCGAAGTCCTGGAGGCCGACTACATCCGCACCGCACGCGCCAAGGGCCTGCCGGCCAGCAAGGTCATCTTCAAGCACGCGCTGCGCAACGCGATCGTTCCGGTGGTCGCGCTGGCGGCCGTGCAACTGGGTTTCCTGCTCGGCGGTTCCGTTGTCATCGAGACCATCTTCGCGCTCGACGGCCTGGGCTATCTGGCTTACCAGAGCATCACGTTCAAGGACTATCCCGTCATGCAGCTCATCGTCCTGCTGCTGTCCGTGATCTATGTATTGCTGACGCTGGCGGCCGACATCGCCAACGCCTGGCTCGACCCCCGCATACGGGTGTCCTGAGGATGGTCATGCGCACCCTGCCCACCCTGCCCGCCGTGGCGGAGGTTCCCCCGGTCGCCGCGGCGGTCGCCCCCGCGCCTTTGCGGTGGCGCAGGCTGCGTCGCAATACGGCCCTCCTGCTGGGGGGCGGCATCCTGCTACTCATCGTCCTGGTCGCGCTTTTCGCGCCATGGCTGTCTCCGCACGATCCCTATGCGCAGAACCTGGCAGCGCGCTCCGTGCCGCCGGTGTGGTATCCCAAGGGCTCCTGGGCGCATCCCTTCGGCACCGACCCGCTGGGGCGCGACTACCTGTCGCGCCTGTTCTATGGCGCACGCATCTCCTTGCTGATCGGGGTGTCTGTCGCCGCCATATCGGGCTTGATCGGCACGACCCTGGGCATGGCGGCCGGCTACTTCGGCGGCAAGGTGGACATGGCCGTGTCCTTCCTGGTCTCGACGCGTCTGTCGATGCCGGTCATCCTGGTGGCGCTGGCCACCGTCGCCATTCTGGGCGGTTCGCTGTGGGTGGTGATCGGGGTGCTGGGCCTGCTCAAGTGGGACCGCTTCGCCGTCGTCATGCGCAGCGCCACGCAGCAGGTCCGCGCGCTCGAATACGTAGCCGCGGCGCAGGCCGCGGGAGCCTCCACGTGGCGCATCGTGCGCGGCGAAGTGCTGCCCAATGTGGTTCCGCACCTGATCGTCATCGCGACGCTCGAAGCCGCCAGCGCCATCCTCCTGGAAGCGGCGCTGTCCTTCCTGGGACTGGGCGTGCAGCCCCCCACGCCATCGTGGGGACTGATGATCTCGGAAGCCAAGGCCTATATGTTCTTCTCCTTCTGGCTGATCGCCATCCCCGGCACGGCGCTGGCGGTGCTGATCTTCGCCATCAACCTCGCCGGCGACGGCCTGCACCAGTTGCTGACTCCCGGGGACAGGACCTGAGCATGCGCGCGGACGATGTGGTTCTGGACGTACAAGGCCTGCACGTGGATATCGATACCCCGCGCGGTCCGCTGCACGCGGTGCGCGATGTTTCGTTCCAGGTCGCCCGCGGCGAAACGCTGTGCATCGTGGGTGAATCCGGTTGCGGCAAGTCCATGACTTCGCTTGCCATCATGGGCCTGCTGCCCAAGGCCGCCAGGCGCCGCGCGCGCCGGCTCGCCGTACTGGGCCAGGACATCGCCTCCCTGCGCGGCAATCAGGTGAACGCACTGCGCGGCGACAAGATGGCGATGATCTTCCAGGAGCCGATGACTGCGCTCAATCCCGCCTACACCATCGGCGACCAGTTGACGGAGCACTACGTGTACCATCGCCGCGCCACGCAGGCACAGGCGCGCGATCGGGCCGTGGCGTTGCTGGACAAGGTCGGCATCGCTTCGGCGGGACAACGCCTGGGCCAGTACCCGCACCAGTTATCCGGCGGACTGCGCCAGCGCGTCATGATCGCCATGGCCTTGATGTGCGGGCCGGAGCTGCTGATCGCGGACGAACCCAGCACCGCCCTGGACGTGACCATCCAGGCGCAGATCCTGCGTCTGCTGGCCGACCTGCAAGCCGAACTGGGCATCGCCATGGTGCTGATCACCCACGACCTCGGCGTGGTCGCGCGCATCGCCCGCAAGGTGGCGGTGATGTACGCCGGCCAGATCGTGGAGGAAGGCGCCGTCGACGCGATTTTCCGCGCCCCGCGCCATCCTTATACGCAGGGCCTGCTGGACTGTATTCCGGTGCCCGGGCGCACGGCGCCGGGACAGCACCTGGGGACAATTCCGGGCGTCGTGCCAGCCTTGCTCGGCGACCTCCATGGCTGCGCCTTCCGCGACCGCTGCCCCCATGCCCAGGCCATTTGCGCCGAATCCATACCGGTCCATCGAGACGAACAGCAGGCATGGCGTTGCATCCGAACGACCGAAGGAGCTTACGCATCGCCATGACGCCCCTCATCCAGGCCCAGGCCGTTACGCGCAGCTATTCCGTCAACGCGGGCCTGTTCCGGCCCAAACGCACCTTGCAAGCTGTCAACGGCGTCGATCTTGCCGTCCACCGCGGCGGCGTTCTGGGCATTGTGGGGGAGTCCGGCTGCGGCAAGTCGACGCTCGCCCGCATGCTGCTGGGATTGATCCCGCCTACCCAAGGGACGATCACGATGGACGGCACCGATATTTCGCAGATGCCGCGCCGCAAACTGGCACGCCGCGTACAGCCGGTTTTCCAGGACCCGTACTCGTCCTTGAACCCCCGGCGCTCCATCGCCTCCATCGTATCGCTGCCCCTGGAGGTGCATGGGATCGACAACCCCGGACAACGCAAGGCCATCGACATGCTGGAGCGTGTCGGCTTGCCGGCTCGCCTGGCGAACAACACCCCGGGGCAGTTGTCGGGCGGACAACGCCAGCGCGTCGCCATCGCGCGCGCGCTGGTCATGAATCCGGAAGTGGTGATCTGTGACGAGCCGACGTCGGCGCTGGATGTCTCGGTGCAGGCGCAGATCATGAACCTCCTGATGGATCTGCGCCGCGAGTTCAACCTGACCTACGTGTTCATCAGCCACAACCTGGCGGTGGTAGAACATATCGCCACCGAAGTCGCAGTGATGTATCTGGGCCGGATCGTGGAGGCCGGCCCCGCCGCGGAGGTCTTTCGGCGGCCGCGCCACCCGTATACACAGGCCCTGCTCGCGTCGGTGCTGACGCCTGAGCCGGGCCTGGGGATTCCCGACATGGGCCTGGGCTTGTCCTTCCCCGATCCGGTGAATCCACCGTCCGGCTGCCCCTTCCACCCTCGCTGCAGCCATGCCATGCCGGTATGCGCCACGCGCCGGCCCGCGCTGCTGCCGCGCGAACAGGCTCTTGTCGCCTGCCACCTGTATGACGAACCCGCGCAACAGTGACGGGGCGCGCCATGCGGCCACCGTGTCGCCGGGACCGGCGGACGAGGGGTCAGGACTGCTGCAGCGAAATAAGATCGACGGGCAGCGCGCGATTCAAGACGGCCGCGACCTTCACCCGAAGCGCATTCGAATGGGCACGGCGCACTTCGCGCTTGACGTCCAGGAGTTGCTGCGGGTGCATGGAGAATTCGGTCAGGCCCAGTCCGAGCAGCAGGCGGGTAAGCGTGGCATCGCCCGCCATCTCGCCGCAAACCGCGACCGGCTTGCCGGCCCGTTCGCCAGCATTGATGGTGTTGGCGACCAGGCGCAACACCGCGGGATGCAGCGGGTCGTACAAGGGAGCCACCTGCGCGTCGCCCCGGTCGATGGCCAGCGTGTACTGGATCAGGTCGTTCGTGCCTATGGACAGGAAGTCCAGCGCCTGCGCGAAGGGCTCGATGGCGATGGCGATGGCGGGTATCTCCACCATGGCGCCGAGTTCGATATGCGCGGCATACGGCTGCCCGCGGGCGTCGAGCTCGCGGCGCGCCGCGTCCAGTGCCAGGCGCGTGGCGGCGACCTCGTGCATGTGCGCGATCATGGGGATCAGCACCCGCACCGGTCCGTGCGCGGACGCCCTCAGGATCGCCCGCAACTGCGTACCGAACATCTCCGGCCGCGCCAGGCAATAGCGGATG
Coding sequences within it:
- a CDS encoding LysR substrate-binding domain-containing protein — translated: MQQPDLNLITSLDALLTERSVTKAARRLGLSASAMSRTLSRLRTVTGDKLLVQAGRMLVPTPHAEDIAERVHALARDARAVLQPSGGSLDLARLERTFVIRANDGFIERMGAPLMAALGQAAPHVRLQFVPKPDKDAQPLRDGIIDLEIGVLGTSAPELQTRLLFRDRFVGICRSGHPVLTKRGVTAKRYAGCRHVVVSRKREFLGPVDDALAKAGLNRIIAMVVPTYADAVRIARHTDLVGLIPHSCLDDASRRDDEGGAGLRHFDLPVRTPEIEVSAIWHPRVHADPAHRWLRQIVLTVCQK
- a CDS encoding SDR family oxidoreductase, producing MVTPVSSRLAPSILLVGASRGLGYAMAVEFLKKGWHVVGTVRDNARNALHELAFEQPGRVEIECLDITKSGEIAGLRDRLSPRRFDILFVNAGTANRNQHETIAEVSTDEFVRVMVTNALGPMRVVEALEDLVTADGLIGVMSSGQGSVSNNENGGHEVYRGSKSALNQYMRSYAARRAGSSRALALIAPGWVRTELGGPDAPLSVEESIPGVVDVLLSKRRRPGLEYLDRMGRTVPW
- a CDS encoding serine hydrolase domain-containing protein; this translates as MQGIAMPSPLMQEAIAFANAHETAWDRSVGGVWGVHQNDPPPWNRLLGPVHDRGPVSGTVVLDGRTVASWGEPARADLTFSVAKMYLALVAGVAHDRGLLPDLDEPVRARVPGIGFDAGRNAEITWRQLLQQTSEWEGERFGVPDQVDRYRAVTFAKPPGGKKGDARPLQAPGTYWEYNDVRINQLSFALLHLFRRPLPEVFREAITRPAGCSEDWQWVGYDNAWVEIDGKRMQSVPGGSHWGGGMSIGSNDQALIGRMLAQNGSANGRQVLSREWIQAMRTPCAIAPYYGFLIWLNHERTVFPSVPASSYFGIGAGSSFTWVEPERRMVVVVRWLDSAYANDFFGKVLEAVEAL
- a CDS encoding ABC transporter substrate-binding protein, translated to MAAGLLAAALALSTVPAWAGKKDDTLRMAYDQAPESVDPYFNNVRIGVIIAANVWDTLLYRDPLTNEYKGQLAESWKQIDDKTIEFELRKGIKFHNGEPFDADSVVYTLTFVSDPKNKATTQQNVRWIERVEKIDPYKVRIVTKEPFPAAKEYLSTTVAIHPARYYKEVGPSGMNAKPVGTGPYKVVDYQPGKSITLERNADYFKASPKTQPRIGKVVIRFIPDRQTQMAEVISGQEDLIMHVPKDQAEQLASMPNLQVVSGNTMRIVFMQMNILPNTPAPQLKDERVRKAIAHAIDRDAIVKNIVGGDARILNTICTPSQVGCTDKGATVYNYDPALSKKLLAEAGYPNGFDIDIVAYRERNQTEAIINYLRAVGIRAKLNFLQYAAMRDMIRAGKAALTHQTWGSNLVNDVSASTPVYFAFGSDDVTHDAKVKELLDLGDRTIDSAKRNEAYRQALDLIAQHAYAVPLWSLPVYYVASNEVSFRPYPDELLRFWEMSWK
- a CDS encoding ABC transporter permease — protein: MLGFTIRRLGLAILVALTVSVLAFMLLHLSGDPAIALAGEGARQADIDMIRKAYGLDRPVVVQYADWLWSIVRGHFGTSVYFKTDAGPLILSKLKTTLMLGVCSLGVALLISVPFGVLAALYKHSIVDRICLAVAVLGQALPNFFFALLLIMLFSISLRVLPVSGSGTWKHLVMPSIALGYYVAPAFMRLIRAGMIEVLEADYIRTARAKGLPASKVIFKHALRNAIVPVVALAAVQLGFLLGGSVVIETIFALDGLGYLAYQSITFKDYPVMQLIVLLLSVIYVLLTLAADIANAWLDPRIRVS
- a CDS encoding ABC transporter permease, encoding MRTLPTLPAVAEVPPVAAAVAPAPLRWRRLRRNTALLLGGGILLLIVLVALFAPWLSPHDPYAQNLAARSVPPVWYPKGSWAHPFGTDPLGRDYLSRLFYGARISLLIGVSVAAISGLIGTTLGMAAGYFGGKVDMAVSFLVSTRLSMPVILVALATVAILGGSLWVVIGVLGLLKWDRFAVVMRSATQQVRALEYVAAAQAAGASTWRIVRGEVLPNVVPHLIVIATLEAASAILLEAALSFLGLGVQPPTPSWGLMISEAKAYMFFSFWLIAIPGTALAVLIFAINLAGDGLHQLLTPGDRT
- a CDS encoding ABC transporter ATP-binding protein; the encoded protein is MRADDVVLDVQGLHVDIDTPRGPLHAVRDVSFQVARGETLCIVGESGCGKSMTSLAIMGLLPKAARRRARRLAVLGQDIASLRGNQVNALRGDKMAMIFQEPMTALNPAYTIGDQLTEHYVYHRRATQAQARDRAVALLDKVGIASAGQRLGQYPHQLSGGLRQRVMIAMALMCGPELLIADEPSTALDVTIQAQILRLLADLQAELGIAMVLITHDLGVVARIARKVAVMYAGQIVEEGAVDAIFRAPRHPYTQGLLDCIPVPGRTAPGQHLGTIPGVVPALLGDLHGCAFRDRCPHAQAICAESIPVHRDEQQAWRCIRTTEGAYASP
- a CDS encoding ABC transporter ATP-binding protein encodes the protein MTPLIQAQAVTRSYSVNAGLFRPKRTLQAVNGVDLAVHRGGVLGIVGESGCGKSTLARMLLGLIPPTQGTITMDGTDISQMPRRKLARRVQPVFQDPYSSLNPRRSIASIVSLPLEVHGIDNPGQRKAIDMLERVGLPARLANNTPGQLSGGQRQRVAIARALVMNPEVVICDEPTSALDVSVQAQIMNLLMDLRREFNLTYVFISHNLAVVEHIATEVAVMYLGRIVEAGPAAEVFRRPRHPYTQALLASVLTPEPGLGIPDMGLGLSFPDPVNPPSGCPFHPRCSHAMPVCATRRPALLPREQALVACHLYDEPAQQ